DNA sequence from the Nitrospira sp. CR1.1 genome:
CTCTCCTCATTGTTCCGTGAGTTGTTGATCGAATGGGCGTCTGTGCCTGACTATGCGGAGACGTTCTTACACGCACTGCAGCGGCCGTTGCCGCTGGAGGAAGTCACCGGCGGCTCGCCACCGCGACTCGCGGCCTGGCAGATGCGCCTGCCGGCCATCGAATCCCAGGCAGGACCGGTCGGCTCCGGTGAAATTCTGGCGGTCGTCGCCGTGACCAGGCTGTCCGTGACCGGACACCGGCTCGCCTTATATGGCTGGGTTCGTCCGGCCTACCGGGGATTGGGACTGGGGCATCACCTGTTCGGCAAGGCTATTGACGAACTGATGGAGGCCTATCATGGCCACAATCTGATCGTCGATTTAGGCCCGGACAATGCGGCCTGGGCCGGCACATCCATTCGCAATGTCGGATGGTTGCGGTTTTACGAGCAGTTAGGCTTTACGCGAGATCGCTCGGACCCGATGCGTTTTCAGATGATCCGGGAGCTGCTATAGGGCCGGGAAGGCGACAGGATCCGTTGCCTCAGGCAGAAGGCTGTTGCGCCGGTGAGAGCAGGAGAAGCACTTGTTGAAGCAACAGCTCGCGGCTGAAGGGTTTCTCCAACACCCCGTGCGCGCCGAACGCTGTCGCAATTTTGAGGATATCGCATCCCTGTAGCGGCTGACCCGAAATAGCCAGAATTTTTACGGGCGTCTGCGCATTGTGCAGCATCAGGATCGTTTCCAGACCATCCTGCACCGGCAAATACATGTCCAGGATCAGCAAATCCGGGACCTCACGCTCGATGGTCGCCATCGCCTCCCGGCCATCCTCGGCTTCGATCACACGATGTCCTTCCGCCTCCAGGACAGCCCGCAGCCACCCGCGAATTTGCTGGTTGTCATCCGCGATCAAAATCAGCGGCATTAGGCGGCCCTCCTTGCCGTCATACACAGTGGCCTGACGGGATGGACCGACCCGGCAGAGCCCTGGCATAGAGCGTCGCCGCCTGCGTCCGTCTGGTGATCCCCAGTTTGGAGAAAATATTAGCCAGGTAGTTTTTCACGGTTTTATCGGAGAGGGCGAGGGCGGAGGCGATTTCCTTGTTCGTCTTGCCTTCAGCCACCAGGGGCAACAACCGGTATTCCTGGGGCGAAAGGGCGGCTAAAGACCTCGATGAGAAGCCGTTCGCCATGTCCTGCACTTCCTTGAGCACCCTGCCGATCAACTGGGGCGGGAGAAACGAATGACCACTCGCTACTCTGCGAATCGCATCCAGCCACATGTCCACCGGGGCATCCTTGAGCAGGTATCCCTGCGCCCCTGCGACAATCGCCTCCTGGACGACGGCCGGGTCATCCTGAATACCGAGGAGGAGCACTCGCCGCGCAGGCTCGCGGGCGACCATCAGGCGGCAGGCCTCCACGCCGGACCGGTCGGGCAACCGGCTGTCCAACAACACCAGGTCGGGTTGCACCTGGTCCACCAACTCAATCCCTTCGGCGGCCGACACCGCTTCTCCCACAACGCAAAATTCTGCCGCCCTGATGAATTGCTCCCGAATCCCCAGGCGCACCATCCAACTATCATCGACTAACACAATGCGATAGCAAGGCAGCTGCATGCATCCCCCATCGTGACAAAACCGGCGCTTCATCAGCGCTACCAGTTTCGCCAGATTAGGGTTGTAGGAATATAGGCAGGAGGTGGATTTACACGTCAGTATTCGGCTGACGCGAAGTCAGGGAAGACTTCAAGGCTCCGAACGGGGAGAGAACAGGACTAATCAATCAAGCGCGCTTCGATGGCATATCGGATCAGCTCTCCGGTGCTTTCGCAGGAAAGCTTTTCCAGGATCCTCGCACGGTAGGTACTAATGGTTTTCACGCTGAGGCAAAGTTCTTCCGCGATCACCGATACCGATTTGCCCTGTCCCAGCAACCGAAGGACTTGCAGTTCACGATCCGAGAGCCGCGCGTGAAGATCCCCTTCCGTACCGGTCTCAAAGGCGTGCGCCAGTTGCTCGGCCAGGGCCGCGGTAATATATCGGCCGCCTTGCAAGATGCGGTTCACCGCCGCCAGCAACTCTGACGGCGCGCTCTGCTTGGTGAGATAGCCGGCGGCTCCGGCCCTGATCGCCCGCATGGCGAATTCTTTCTCTGGATAGAGGCTCAACATCAGCACGGACAACCGGGGCTGCAACAACTTGGCCTCCTTCAACACATCCAGACCGTGCTTGTCGGGCAGGGCAATGTCGAGAATCATCAGGTCCCAGGGCTCGCGACGCAAGGCTTCCAGTGCCTTCTCCCCGGTCTCGGCCTCCAGAATTTCCGAACAGACCTGCTCATCCTCCAGCAGGTCACGCACCCCCCTGCGCACGACTGGATGATCATCGGCAATCAGGCAGCGACATTTACTCATGAACCGCTTTCCTCCGTGGTCGGCGCGACACCGTCGCTCCTTGGCCTGTTCCACGCGCAGGCTCCGGTGGCGAACTGACCGGAATCACCACCTGCACGCAGGTTCCTGTCCCGGGGCTGGAGAAGATTTCAACCTGTCCGCCGAGTATCTCGACCCGCTCCCGTATGCCCCGCAAACCGAATCCTCCGGTCGGAGCCAGACCCGCCACATCGAAACCGATGCCGTCATCCTTCACCGTCATCCGCCACGCCTGCTGGTCACTCGTCATGGCGATGGCGACGTTCGTGGCGCGCGCATGACGGATCACATTAGTCAGCAATTCCTGAACGATGCGATAGAACGCGGTTTCCAGCGTGGGGAATCGCGACGGTCGGCGATCCCCTTGCTCGAACACCAGCGAGCAGCACAGCCCGGTTCGCGCCTGCACATCCGCGATCAAGGACTCCAACCCGGCTTTCAACCCTAACTCTTCCAGGACAGGAGGCCGGAGGGCTCGCACGATCTGACGAAGGCTGACAAACAGCAGATCTGTCGTCTCCAGGGCGCGGGCCAACCGCTCCTGACTTCGAGGCCCCAATGCTTTCGGACGCGCGGCCACGCTGCGCTTGACGGATGCCAAATCGAATTTGAGCGACGTCAGCAATTGACCCAATTCGTCATGCAACTCACGCGACAGCCGGCGGCGCTCGTTGGATTCAACCATTTGCAATTCCTGCGACATGGCCTGAAACCGCCGGTAGGCTTCTTCGAGCGAGGCGTAGGCGCGCTTGGGACCCGTGACATCGATCATCGCCCCGATCATTCGTATGGCCGTTCCCCCCTCGTCCCTCACGATGTGGGCCCGGTCCAGGAAATGACCGTATGTGCCGTCGCGCAGCAGAAAGCGGTACTCTGCGGCGAGGGTCCGCACATCCGACCGGATGGCCTGCTGCACCATTTCCAGAATGGAGGCCTTGTCTTCGGGATGTAACCGCCTCGTCCAGGCGTCAATACTTGGTTCATGCTGAGGTTCGTACCCGAACTTTTCGCCGGCATTGGGACTCCACCAATGGTCGTTCGTCGTGAGATCCCAGTCCCATAACACATCATTAGTCGCCTGAGCCACGAGACGAAACCGCTCCTCGCTGAATCGGAGGAGCAGCTCCGTGCGCTTTCGCTCCGACATATCCCGAACCGTGGCGAAGTTATACTCCCGCCCTTCGAAGACCACGAAATTGGCCACGACCTCTACGGGATAGATCTCTCCCGATTTGGACCGGTGCTGCGTTTCCACGCGCTGACGACCGGTCACCCGAAGCTCCTGCCAGTGGCGGGCCCATGCCTCCATCTGATAATTGGGATCGAAATCCGGCACGGCCATTCGAAGCAATTCGTCCTTGGTATAGCCCATCCGTTCGCACGCGGCCGCATTCACGAACAACACGCGCGCCGCCTCGTCCACCCAGAACACCATGTCACCCGCCCGTTCAATGGCGAATTGCGTCAAATGCAACTGCGTCTCTGCCCGCTTCCGATCGGTGATATCCCGCATGAACGCGCAATAATATTCCCGGCCTTCGTGAACCAGAAAATTGATGGTCGTGTCGATCTGAATCACGGCTCCATCTTTTTTCTGATGCCGGGATTCAAACGAGAAGGACTTTCTCAGTCTCACATTCTCCCAATGCGTCCGCCAGGTCTCACGGGGAAAACTCGAATCGATGTCATGCACCGTCCTGGACAAGAGCTCCTCGCGGGTATAGCCCAGCATGGCGCATGCCGCCTCGTTGACATCCAGAATACGCGCCTCGGCATTGACCAGAAAGACCGCGTCCACCGCCTGCTGAATGGAAAACCGGGTGAGGCGCAGCGCATGCTCCGTCCGCTTCCGTTCGATGGCGAGGCAAGCCAGATACGATGCGCGCGCAACCATAGGCGCTTCTTCGGTCCACTGGGCGGGGGTCTGGTTGTAGATGGCGAAGGTGCCCAGGAGTTTGCCGGCCGCCGAGATGATCGGGGTCGACCAACAGGCCCGAAGACCGTGCGCCAGCGCGAGGTCGCGAAAGTCCGCCCAGAACGGATGACTGGCAATATCCTTCACCACCACCTGTTGACCGGTGAATGCGGCCGTGCCGCACGACCCGCATGCAGGACCGATGGCCATCCCATCCAACGCCTGGACATAGGACTCGGGGAGACTGGGACCGGCGCCATAGCGCAAATGGGCGTCATCGTCCTCCAGCAACAGGACGGAGCAGAGCACGCCGCTGAACAGGCCCTCCATCATAAGGCAAATTTCTGCCAGCACCGCCGACAACGGCGCATCCGATCCCATCATCTCCAACACGCGTGTTTCCGAGGCCAGCATCTGCTCGACCTTCTTGCGCTCGGTGATGTCTCGCCCCACACCCGTGACCCCGATGACCCGCCCCTGCACATCCCGATACGGAGCGCCGCTCCAATGGTAAAGCATGGTCCGGCCATCCTTCGCCTGCAGATGGCCTTCCAGTTGCGCGTAGCCCTTCACGTAGGCTTCCTGAATGGCGGCGGCGGTTTTCTCCGCTTCATCGGAGGGAACCATTTCAAGAGCCGGCTTCCCCTGCAATTCCTCCCGCGTATAGCCCGTCACCGTTTCCAATCGCCGGTTCCATTTGGACACCCGCGCCTCGAGGTCCAACGCAAAAATCACGTCAGGGACGGTCTCCATGATCGTCTGGAGATTACTGAGCGCCTCGTCGCGCTCGCGCTCAGACTGCTTGCGCGCGCTGATATCGGTGATCGTCCCGACCATGCGCAGCGGACGTCCATCCGGCTCTCTGGCGACGACTTTCCCGCGATTGAGATACCATCGAAACTCGCCGGATTTCCGCCGCAATCGAACTTCGATTTCCTGCACCGGAGTACGGCCATCCACATGTGCCTGTAAGATGTCCGTGGCGCGCGCCACGTCCTCGGGATGCACCAGCGCGGCAAAGAAGCGAGGAGAGGGTGTGACCTCTTCGAGCTGATACCCGAGTAATCGAATCCATTGCGGGCTGTAGCACACCTCATCGGTGCGCATATCCCAGTCCCAGATGCCGTCATTGGTCGCCTCAATGGCAAAGTGGAACCGCTCCTCACTGGACCGGAGCGCGCGCTCGGCCGATTTCCGTTCGGTGATATCCCGCACGAATGCGAAATGGCATTCGACCCCGTCGTAGCGGATAAAGTTCACGTTCACGTCGACCGGAATCAGACGGCCGTCTTTGGCGCGATGATAACTCTCAAATGCAACTCTGCTCCGCCCCCTGGTCTGCTCCCAAAAGGCCGGCCAGGCATCCGCCTGAAAGGACGGATTGATGTCATGGACCCTCATCCGGAGGAATTCCTCTTTCGAGTAGCCCAACATGGAACAGGCTGAATCGTTCACATCCAGCAATTCCGCGCCGGCACCCACCCAATAAATAGCTTCCGTCGCATGGTCAACCGTGTACTTGGCCAGCTGGAGCGCCGCTTCCGTCCGCTTCCGTTCGGTGATGTCCTGTACCATCGCCAGGGTATACAGGGGCGTGCCGGCCTCGTCGCAAATGACAGACACACCCACCTGCGCCCAGACGACACGCCCATCTTTCCTGAGGTATCGCTTCTCACATACATCAGAGCCGCGTGTTCCGGCCAGTAACGTCTGGCTCCGATCGAGATTCGGTCCCAGATCGTCCGGATGCGTGAGCGATTGAAACGTGCGGGCCAGGAGTTCCGGCTCTGAGTAGCCGAGAATCTTGCAGAGGGCCTGGTTGACCTCCTGAATGCGGCCGCTCACGTCGGCGATGGACATCCCCACCGCCGCATTGCGGTAGGCAGCACGGAGTCGTTCTTCGCTGGTTCGTCGGGCCTGTTCCGCTTGCTTGCTTTCCGTGATGTCCTTCACATAGACCACGCGTGACACCGGCACCCCATGGGCATCCCGGATGAGCATGACCTCGACCAGCACGGGAAAGAGGCTTCCATCCTTGCGCCGGTGAATGGATTCGAACGTCAGGCCGCCTGTTTCATCAATGCGCCGGATTCGCTCCAGCAGGGCGGCATGTTCCTGAGGAGGATAGATGCAGCAGATGGGTTGGCCGGCCAATTCCTCCGCGCGATACCCGCATTGGCGCGCGAACGCAGGATTCACGGCCAGAAAGGTATTGGTCGCCAAATCCGCATGGGCAAGACCGAGCTGCGCCTGGTCAAAGACCTGTTGCCAGCGTCGCGCCCCGTCCTCCGCCTGCTTACGCTCAGTAATATCCGTGGTTGCTCCGACCATGCGGTAGGCACGGCCCTGCTCATCCCATAAGGCCTGCGCGCGTGTCTGAACCCATCGATAGGTTCCATCCTTGTGCAACACCCGGCATTGCACGTCGTAGGGTAGACGGCGTTCAAAATGTGTCTGTATTTCGGCCTTCACCCGCTCCACATCGTCAGGATGCACCCGATTGAAGAACGAGGACTCGTGATCCGGCAATTCGTCCTCGGCAAACCCCAGCAATGCCTTCCAGCGAGCGGACAGCACGGCCTGGCCGGTGATCACATTCCAATCCCAGATGCCGTCGGAGGACCCTCGAAGCGCCAGGGCATACCGTTCTTCGCTTTCTTTGAGCTGTTGCTCCGCAAGGTGACGTCCCAGTTCACTGCCGGCACGGCCGGCGGCCACCCGCAGCAACGCTTCCGCCCGTTGGGCATCCTTCAGCGGTGTCCGGCCGAGCAGGGCGATCCAGCCGATTGGCGCCCCGCTCGGCGAGGGCAGTGTCAGAGCCATGTACGACTCAATCGATAGGTGGCGAAGCGCATCGTCCTGGGGAAACAGGGCCTGCACGCCGGATGGAAAGTGGCAGAATTCTTCACGGAGCACATGTTCGCAGGGCGTCCCTCCGAGGTCATACTCCAGCGGCTCAAGACGCCCCTCCGGACCCCATCCGGCCACGGACTGCGAGCGCTGCCCCCCGGGCAACGGTCGGAGACAGTATCCGTAGTCAGCCCCGACCGTGCGAGCCAATGTCTCTATAAGCTCCTGAAGGAAGGCTTTCCCCGTGAGACGGGTGGTGCGCGCCATCAGCCGCAGCACCTCCTCATTCCGTTTCTGTACTGTGAGATCCCGCACCGACACGATTCCGCCGATCCGGTCTCCACGGAAGAAGCGCGGGACATGGTTCCAGCGCACCTGCAGGAAGGAGCCATGGCTGTTCATAAACACATCGTCCTGCCTGAGCAGCGTCGCGCCGCTCAGGCAGGCATTCATCAGTTCACACGATCCCGCCTGAGCCTCGCACCCGCCCGAGCCATGACGATGCACGCAATCATGCAACGACCGACCCGTGAGAACAGACGCCGGAACGCCCAACAGTTCTTCCGCCTCTCGATTCGCGTGGAGAATCCGCCCGCTGCGGTCGATCACGAACGCCGCTTCCGCCACGTTCGCCACCTGTTCTTCCACCGGCGGCGCTTCGAGGGAGGATTGGCCGGACCTCAGCATCCGGAGTTCCAGGAGGGCTGCGGTTTGACGCGCTAATCGTCGAATGGTCAGGCCGTCCACATCGGTCACCGGCCGCGAGACAGCATCCATCACGGCGATCGTTCCCACCGCATACCCGTCGCTGGTCACAATCGGCGCTCCGCAATAAAACCTGACAAACGGATGTGCGCGCACCAAGGCATGGGATGAGAAGCGAGCATCGGCTTGCGCATCCTCGATCACTACCGGCTCGACCCCCTGAATGGTAAACGAGCACAGCCCGCACGCGCGGTCGGTCTGGCTGACATCCAGGCCGATCGCGGCTTTCACCCACTGCCGGTTGTGGTCGATGAAGGTAATGGCGGCAACCGGCGCCTTATAGAGTGACGCGGCCAGGTGCACGAGATCGTCAAAGTCGGTTTCCGGGGGAGAATCGAGAATGCGGTAGCGATGCAGCGCGCCTACGCGCGCGGTTTCATCGGCAGGCAGAGTATGCGTCCCCATGCGTGAGCTCCCACGCGCGAGAAATTGAACCGGTCGTGTTCACAAACCGGGCCGAGTCATATCACAAATCCCCAAGATGGACCAGGGCCCTATGAAATGGCTTGCCCCACCCCTGTTCGGCCCCACGAGATGAGTCGCACCCGGGATCTCCGGTTACAGCCAGGCCGGCACAGACGTCCCATCAGCCGCGCGCCATTGAGGCGCCCACGCCAGAGCCACCAGTTTGACGGCGATATTCGATTTGCTGGGCTTGAGGGAAATCCGCTCAAGCTTCTCGGTCAGGGGATCGGTCGCCGCCATCAGCGCGTCGCTCTCCGACTTGAATTGGGATTCAAGGTCCGTCAACTGCTGCTGGAGCGTGGCGACATTTTCCTCCGCATGGCCGACCTCTTGGGATTCCTTCATCACACGGCCCGCGCTGCGAATCGCCGTCGTCGCACGGCCGATGTTGGTTGCGCTGAGCGTCTTGCGGCCAAGAAATGCTCCCAGGATCGACGCGCCGACAGACATGACCGCTTGCACCTGACTGGATCGGGATTCGTTCTGCTGCTTCTCGCGAGTTTGCTCGGCGCGCCGGACCCGGTCCCGAAGCGCCGTAATCTTAGGCGCATATTTTTTCCGCAGGGCGTCGCTTTGCCGATCACGTTCCTCGCGACCGGCTTGCTGCAACCGGACACGAAAGTCGCGTTCGGACTCGCCGGGCAGCGAGAGCGCCCGTGTCGTGGGGCTTCGCCAGAGCTCGAGCGTTTGCGTGCGAAACACCCAGCCTGAGAGGTCGCTCTTCCAGGTGTCATAGTGCTTGCCTTTGCTTGCCGCGCCGGGCAGAGCCCCGAACTCGGCGTCACCGGCAGGTTCGCGTTCAAGATCCGCCACCTGCACCTCCGCAGCCGTGGACTCCTCCCACTCCACCGGGACGACGCCGCTGCTGAGCGCCGCTAAGCGGGTGAGGTCATTCGTTGCGTCCACCCCCGCTTTGTTCTCGACGAACCGCGCCTGCGCAACGCCCAAAACCATGGGTTGATAGATGAGCGCCGCACCGCGTGGCGGCGTTCCCCGGAGCGGAATAAAATATTGTGGTACGTCCGGAGGCAGCATGGGCCGGGAAGTCGTCGTGCGTGACGTCTCATTCGTCGATCTCGAAGCCCCGGGCGCGCCCTTCTCGTCCTGCCGGTAAGTTCCCGATGACAGCTGTCGCTTCACCGGGTCCATCAGCTGTTTGATCTGCGTGCGTGTCAGCGGTCCCCGGAGATAGGACAGCGTCCAGCGGGTTTGAAAAACTTCCGGCGCATCCTCATGCACGTTATTCAACAGAAAGACCCGGTTCCCGAGCCCGGCGAGAATCTGCTCCATCTGCTGACGATCAAATTTTTTACCGCTGCTCGCCGCCGCTCCTTCCAAGCCCTCGATCACCCGCGCCTTATCGCGCTCCGTTTGCAAGCGTCCAATGAACCAGGTGCCGGTATTGGCCAATCCCTTGTAATCGAGATCGACCGGGTTCTGGGTGGCCAGCACGACCCCCAAGCCAAACGCGCGCGCCTGCTTTAACAGTGTCAAGAGAGGCGCCTTGGAAGGAGGGTTCGCGACCGGAGGAAAGTAGCCGAAAATTTCGTCCATATACAGGATGGCGCGTAAGCTGGTGGTGCCGGACTGGGCGCGAACCCAGCCCAATATTTGATTGAGGAGGAGTGAGACAAAAAACATCCGCTCGGCGTCGTTCAAATGCGCGATGGAAAAAATCGCGATGCGCGGCTTCCCCGACGCGCCATACAACATCTGCCCGACATCCAGAGCCTCGCCTTCCATCCACGCCGAAAAACCGGGCGCGGCCAACAGGTTGTTCAATTGCATCGCCAGGGCAAACCGCTCCTTGGAAGGGAAAAATGATTCCACATCCAGCACCCCGACTTTTGTCATCGGTGGCGTCTGAATCTGATGGATGAGGGCGGCCAGGTCCAGGTCGCGTCCCGCCCGCCAGGCACTGTCGAGAATAGACGACAACAAAATGTGCTCACGGCTCTGAATCGGATCAGCCTGCACACCGATCAAACCCAGCACGCTGGTCACCGTCGTGGAGATCCGTTCGCGCAACAGCTCAGCATCATCCAGCATCTCGGGTGGGGGAGCGGCAAAGGATTTCAGAATCGACACCGGCAGACCGGCGCTGCTCCCCGGCGTGTAAATGGCAAAATCCGCCGCATCGCGCAATTTTTGAATCCGCTCGCCGCTCTGCCCCCACTCCCCCAAGCCTGTTTGCCACAGGGCCGCCTGCTGGGCCGCGTAGTCAGCGGGCGAGAGCCCTTTCTTGCGAGCGTCGTCCTCATTGATCCAGGGCGCAAAGTCCTCGCCCCGCAAGTGCGGGAACGTCAGAAGCAGGTTGGCAAGATCGCCCTTGGGATCGATCACGATAGCCGGAATGCCGTCGATCGCCGCTTCTTCCAGGAGTCCGACGCACAGCCCGGTCTTGCCGCTTCCCGTCATACCCACGCACACGGCATGGGTGACCAGATCCTTCGAATCATACAGGAGCCACCCCGGTTTGGCTTGCTTCGTGGCAAGCGCATAGGGCCGACCGAGATAGAAGACCCCGAGTTTCTCAAACTCCTCCGTCGCCTGCCCTTGGTCCGGTGCGGCAGACGGACGAGCCGATGATCCCTTCTTGGCTGGCATAGTTCCTCCCTCACAGATGGCAAAGCAGGTGCGGGCCCTATTGGCCGGGGCCATTGTATTGTTTGAGCGGAAGGTCCGCAAGCGAGAGAGTCGGCCTTCAGCTCGCGAACTCGGGGGTTTCACAGACTAAACTAGGGGGGCGCCCAGTGTAGGGAAACGTTTCAGTTTTATACAGTCAGCCCTGACAGGCAGGTCCTTACACTTTACCGTCAACGAGGGAGATGCGACATGACCAAAGGGTGGGCACTTGGAATCGCGGTCTTACTGGCAGGATGCGGGCCTCACTACACCATTCCCAACTACGAGACGGATGAAATCGAAAAGGTGGTTTCAAGCGGCCGTTCTCCTCAGGGTTGTATCGAAAACCTCAAGGAGGACGCCAAAAACCTGAACGTGAACGTTCGCCTGACGGACATGCAGCAGCAGGCGTCCTCCGGGCCGATCTCCTGGATCTACACGAACACCTACTTGTGCACGGGAAAAGTGGTGGCCAAACGTTAATTCGGGAAGGCTGACATCGTGAACACCGTACCACTGTTGCAATCAGCGACGGGCGAAGGAGGCGTCGAATTGCGGCCGCCTTCCGATAGTCCCCTGACTTTGCGCTTTTTGGTGACCTTCGATGACGGCCCCCATCCCAATACCGGCCAAGTCCTGCGGCATCTGGCGCGGAATCCGGTGCAACAGAATATCAAAGGGATATTTTTTGTACAGACGCGCCATCCAAAGCGAGGCGGCTCGTCCGACGGCCGCGCCATGCTCGCGA
Encoded proteins:
- a CDS encoding response regulator codes for the protein MPGLCRVGPSRQATVYDGKEGRLMPLILIADDNQQIRGWLRAVLEAEGHRVIEAEDGREAMATIEREVPDLLILDMYLPVQDGLETILMLHNAQTPVKILAISGQPLQGCDILKIATAFGAHGVLEKPFSRELLLQQVLLLLSPAQQPSA
- a CDS encoding response regulator; translated protein: MKRRFCHDGGCMQLPCYRIVLVDDSWMVRLGIREQFIRAAEFCVVGEAVSAAEGIELVDQVQPDLVLLDSRLPDRSGVEACRLMVAREPARRVLLLGIQDDPAVVQEAIVAGAQGYLLKDAPVDMWLDAIRRVASGHSFLPPQLIGRVLKEVQDMANGFSSRSLAALSPQEYRLLPLVAEGKTNKEIASALALSDKTVKNYLANIFSKLGITRRTQAATLYARALPGRSIPSGHCV
- a CDS encoding response regulator, with translation MSKCRCLIADDHPVVRRGVRDLLEDEQVCSEILEAETGEKALEALRREPWDLMILDIALPDKHGLDVLKEAKLLQPRLSVLMLSLYPEKEFAMRAIRAGAAGYLTKQSAPSELLAAVNRILQGGRYITAALAEQLAHAFETGTEGDLHARLSDRELQVLRLLGQGKSVSVIAEELCLSVKTISTYRARILEKLSCESTGELIRYAIEARLID
- a CDS encoding PAS domain S-box protein, whose product is MGTHTLPADETARVGALHRYRILDSPPETDFDDLVHLAASLYKAPVAAITFIDHNRQWVKAAIGLDVSQTDRACGLCSFTIQGVEPVVIEDAQADARFSSHALVRAHPFVRFYCGAPIVTSDGYAVGTIAVMDAVSRPVTDVDGLTIRRLARQTAALLELRMLRSGQSSLEAPPVEEQVANVAEAAFVIDRSGRILHANREAEELLGVPASVLTGRSLHDCVHRHGSGGCEAQAGSCELMNACLSGATLLRQDDVFMNSHGSFLQVRWNHVPRFFRGDRIGGIVSVRDLTVQKRNEEVLRLMARTTRLTGKAFLQELIETLARTVGADYGYCLRPLPGGQRSQSVAGWGPEGRLEPLEYDLGGTPCEHVLREEFCHFPSGVQALFPQDDALRHLSIESYMALTLPSPSGAPIGWIALLGRTPLKDAQRAEALLRVAAGRAGSELGRHLAEQQLKESEERYALALRGSSDGIWDWNVITGQAVLSARWKALLGFAEDELPDHESSFFNRVHPDDVERVKAEIQTHFERRLPYDVQCRVLHKDGTYRWVQTRAQALWDEQGRAYRMVGATTDITERKQAEDGARRWQQVFDQAQLGLAHADLATNTFLAVNPAFARQCGYRAEELAGQPICCIYPPQEHAALLERIRRIDETGGLTFESIHRRKDGSLFPVLVEVMLIRDAHGVPVSRVVYVKDITESKQAEQARRTSEERLRAAYRNAAVGMSIADVSGRIQEVNQALCKILGYSEPELLARTFQSLTHPDDLGPNLDRSQTLLAGTRGSDVCEKRYLRKDGRVVWAQVGVSVICDEAGTPLYTLAMVQDITERKRTEAALQLAKYTVDHATEAIYWVGAGAELLDVNDSACSMLGYSKEEFLRMRVHDINPSFQADAWPAFWEQTRGRSRVAFESYHRAKDGRLIPVDVNVNFIRYDGVECHFAFVRDITERKSAERALRSSEERFHFAIEATNDGIWDWDMRTDEVCYSPQWIRLLGYQLEEVTPSPRFFAALVHPEDVARATDILQAHVDGRTPVQEIEVRLRRKSGEFRWYLNRGKVVAREPDGRPLRMVGTITDISARKQSERERDEALSNLQTIMETVPDVIFALDLEARVSKWNRRLETVTGYTREELQGKPALEMVPSDEAEKTAAAIQEAYVKGYAQLEGHLQAKDGRTMLYHWSGAPYRDVQGRVIGVTGVGRDITERKKVEQMLASETRVLEMMGSDAPLSAVLAEICLMMEGLFSGVLCSVLLLEDDDAHLRYGAGPSLPESYVQALDGMAIGPACGSCGTAAFTGQQVVVKDIASHPFWADFRDLALAHGLRACWSTPIISAAGKLLGTFAIYNQTPAQWTEEAPMVARASYLACLAIERKRTEHALRLTRFSIQQAVDAVFLVNAEARILDVNEAACAMLGYTREELLSRTVHDIDSSFPRETWRTHWENVRLRKSFSFESRHQKKDGAVIQIDTTINFLVHEGREYYCAFMRDITDRKRAETQLHLTQFAIERAGDMVFWVDEAARVLFVNAAACERMGYTKDELLRMAVPDFDPNYQMEAWARHWQELRVTGRQRVETQHRSKSGEIYPVEVVANFVVFEGREYNFATVRDMSERKRTELLLRFSEERFRLVAQATNDVLWDWDLTTNDHWWSPNAGEKFGYEPQHEPSIDAWTRRLHPEDKASILEMVQQAIRSDVRTLAAEYRFLLRDGTYGHFLDRAHIVRDEGGTAIRMIGAMIDVTGPKRAYASLEEAYRRFQAMSQELQMVESNERRRLSRELHDELGQLLTSLKFDLASVKRSVAARPKALGPRSQERLARALETTDLLFVSLRQIVRALRPPVLEELGLKAGLESLIADVQARTGLCCSLVFEQGDRRPSRFPTLETAFYRIVQELLTNVIRHARATNVAIAMTSDQQAWRMTVKDDGIGFDVAGLAPTGGFGLRGIRERVEILGGQVEIFSSPGTGTCVQVVIPVSSPPEPARGTGQGATVSRRPRRKAVHE